The following coding sequences are from one Mastomys coucha isolate ucsf_1 unplaced genomic scaffold, UCSF_Mcou_1 pScaffold9, whole genome shotgun sequence window:
- the Kctd12 gene encoding BTB/POZ domain-containing protein KCTD12, whose protein sequence is MALADSTRGLPNGGGGGGGSGSSSSSAEPPLFPDIVELNVGGQVYVTRRCTVVSVPDSLLWRMFTQQQPQELARDSKGRFFLDRDGFLFRYILDYLRDLQLVLPDYFPERSRLQREAEYFELPELVRRLGAPQQPGPGPPPPHSRRGVHKEGSLGDELLPLGYAEPEPQEGASAGAPSPTLELASRSPSGGAAGPLLTPSQSLDGGRRSGYITIGYRGSYTIGRDAQADAKFRRVARITVCGKTSLAKEVFGDTLNESRDPDRPPERYTSRYYLKFNFLEQAFDKLSESGFHMVACSSTGTCAFAGSTDQSEDKIWTSYTEYVFCRE, encoded by the coding sequence atggCTCTGGCGGACAGCACCCGAGGATTACCCAACGGGGGCGGAGGCGGCGGTGGCAGCGGCTCGTCGTCGTCCTCGGCGGAGCCGCCGCTCTTCCCGGACATCGTGGAGCTGAACGTAGGAGGGCAGGTGTATGTGACCCGGCGCTGCACCGTGGTGTCCGTGCCCGACTCGCTGCTCTGGCGTATGTTCACGCAGCAGCAGCCGCAGGAGCTGGCCCGGGACAGCAAAGGCCGCTTCTTTCTGGACCGGGACGGCTTCCTCTTCCGCTACATCCTGGATTACCTGCGGGACTTGCAGCTCGTGCTGCCGGACTACTTCCCGGAGCGCAGCCGGCTGCAGCGGGAGGCCGAGTACTTCGAGCTGCCGGAGCTCGTGCGTCGCCTCGGGGCGCCCCAGCAGCCCGGCCCGGGGCCACCGCCGCCGCACTCGCGCCGCGGGGTGCACAAGGAGGGCTCGCTGGGCGACGAGCTGCTGCCGCTGGGCTACGCGGAGCCCGAGCCGCAGGAGGGCGCCTCGGCCGGGGCGCCGTCGCCCACGCTGGAGCTGGCTAGCCGCAGCCCGTCCGGGGGCGCGGCGGGTCCCCTGCTCACGCCGTCCCAGTCTTTGGACGGCGGCCGGCGCTCCGGCTACATCACCATCGGCTACCGCGGCTCCTACACCATCGGGCGCGACGCCCAGGCGGACGCCAAGTTCCGGCGGGTGGCGCGCATCACCGTGTGCGGCAAGACGTCGCTGGCCAAGGAGGTGTTTGGGGACACCCTGAATGAGAGCCGGGACCCCGACCGGCCCCCGGAGCGCTACACCTCGCGCTATTACCTCAAGTTCAACTTCCTAGAGCAGGCCTTCGATAAGCTGTCCGAGTCGGGCTTCCACATGGTGGCGTGCAGCTCCACGGGCACCTGCGCCTTTGCTGGCAGCACCGACCAGAGCGAGGACAAGATCTGGACCAGCTACACCGAGTACGTCTTCTGCAGGGAGTGA